A window of the Mannheimia granulomatis genome harbors these coding sequences:
- the recO gene encoding DNA repair protein RecO, with protein sequence MTTDQWQRAFVLHRREYSESSLLVDFFTEHHGRITLLAKGARRSRSPLKAVLQPFTPLLLRWTGKGDLKTLTKAEPAALTLPMNTISLYSGFYINEVLARVLENQTAYPTLFQHYLSCITQLATQQEVEPILRTFEFQTLKALGYGVDFTHCAATGLAVDADMSYQFRENEGFIASLLQNNNSFLGRELLAFAELDFSEKSTQQAAKRFTRIALKPYLGSQPLKSRELFQAILPNKLKGS encoded by the coding sequence ATGACCACAGACCAATGGCAACGAGCCTTTGTACTTCACCGCCGAGAATACAGCGAAAGTAGTTTGCTTGTGGATTTCTTCACAGAACATCACGGGCGGATCACACTACTTGCCAAAGGGGCGAGACGTTCTCGTTCGCCATTAAAAGCCGTGCTACAGCCGTTTACACCGTTGTTGTTGCGTTGGACAGGAAAGGGCGATTTGAAAACCTTAACCAAAGCAGAGCCGGCAGCCTTAACCTTGCCGATGAATACTATTTCACTTTACAGCGGTTTTTATATCAATGAAGTACTTGCACGAGTATTGGAAAATCAGACCGCTTACCCAACGCTTTTTCAGCATTATTTAAGCTGTATTACTCAGCTTGCTACCCAACAGGAAGTTGAACCCATTTTACGTACTTTTGAATTTCAGACCTTAAAAGCACTTGGTTATGGTGTGGATTTTACTCATTGTGCGGCAACAGGTTTAGCAGTAGATGCGGATATGAGTTATCAATTTAGAGAAAATGAGGGCTTTATTGCCTCTTTACTGCAAAATAATAATAGTTTTTTAGGGCGGGAGCTGCTGGCATTTGCCGAGCTGGATTTTTCGGAAAAGTCTACTCAACAGGCAGCAAAACGCTTTACCCGAATTGCATTAAAACCTTATTTAGGTTCTCAGCCATTGAAGAGCCGAGAGCTATTTCAAGCTATTTTGCCGAATAAATTAAAAGGAAGTTAA
- a CDS encoding pilus assembly protein, whose protein sequence is MKIISLFQTKRFIQDESGVYTIMGGLLALPILALIFVSLEGAAIIQDKARLADSLEQAVLALTAENNSGRKETDYKLPGGNANDDTFNMHSEVGKRDHQITKTFVKVYLPQTDEQKMQLKPVCTTKHETNKKGHTSSSEVTCTVAGNIDHLSWFPLTVGNITVIPQNVSVASESKAFKKNSFNIPIDLMVVTDLSGSMRFDLSNKHEVNNENSKLGILKSVLQELTAKSLFSPESNDNNRIAVAPFALGAQYSSSQCILPFVLREDKKYQNTYGYSNGSMRKDITNYLTSNYQRHEIDKIKFAHSLAYLTDIEKTINAIGENYPTDSIKFNKNRFCLGEKNKNSHQWYTKHESDKFSDLVKGLHAEGSTLVSSGLLTAATIMLQEESRTKKLGEATKRVILVLSDGNDELTAGDKGTPFTQYSRITENFLLGQEEVIQKTSYSSKSFYNEKYGYYIGSLPIYFKEENQRKKLSSNACDKIREKLNQHNGDQNTKIVFVEFGYASKSKNAWEKCVGKNNYYSANDRESLLNSFKQAIGETDDIGRSIN, encoded by the coding sequence ATGAAAATAATATCACTATTTCAAACTAAACGTTTTATTCAAGACGAATCGGGTGTCTATACCATTATGGGTGGCTTATTAGCACTCCCTATTCTTGCACTTATTTTTGTCTCTCTTGAAGGTGCTGCGATTATTCAAGATAAAGCACGCCTTGCCGATAGTCTAGAACAAGCTGTTTTAGCACTGACCGCAGAGAATAACAGTGGGCGAAAGGAGACTGATTATAAATTACCTGGTGGTAATGCAAACGATGACACCTTTAATATGCATTCCGAAGTGGGAAAACGCGATCATCAAATCACCAAAACTTTTGTAAAAGTCTATCTCCCTCAAACAGATGAACAAAAAATGCAATTAAAGCCGGTCTGTACAACAAAGCACGAAACAAATAAAAAAGGACATACAAGCTCAAGTGAAGTCACTTGTACGGTTGCCGGTAATATTGATCACCTTTCATGGTTCCCACTAACAGTAGGTAATATTACTGTTATCCCCCAAAATGTATCTGTTGCCAGCGAGTCCAAAGCATTTAAAAAGAATAGCTTTAATATTCCGATTGACCTAATGGTTGTAACCGATTTATCCGGCTCGATGAGATTTGATTTATCTAATAAGCATGAGGTCAATAATGAAAATAGTAAACTAGGAATATTAAAATCTGTACTCCAAGAATTAACTGCAAAATCATTATTTAGCCCGGAATCTAATGATAACAACCGTATTGCGGTTGCACCTTTTGCATTGGGTGCACAATATTCTAGTAGCCAGTGTATACTACCTTTTGTCTTAAGAGAAGATAAAAAATATCAAAATACTTATGGATACTCTAATGGAAGTATGAGAAAAGATATTACTAATTATTTAACATCAAATTACCAGAGACATGAAATTGACAAAATCAAATTTGCACATAGCTTGGCTTATTTAACTGATATTGAAAAAACCATTAATGCTATTGGGGAAAACTATCCAACAGATTCAATTAAATTTAATAAAAACAGATTTTGTTTAGGAGAAAAAAATAAAAATAGCCATCAGTGGTATACAAAACATGAATCAGATAAATTTTCCGATTTGGTGAAAGGACTTCATGCTGAAGGAAGTACATTAGTCAGTTCAGGATTGCTTACAGCAGCAACGATTATGCTCCAAGAAGAAAGTCGAACTAAAAAATTAGGAGAAGCGACTAAACGGGTAATTTTAGTTTTATCTGATGGTAATGATGAGCTAACTGCCGGTGATAAAGGCACACCATTTACACAATATAGTCGAATTACCGAAAACTTTCTGTTAGGGCAGGAAGAAGTAATACAGAAAACCAGTTACAGTAGCAAAAGCTTTTACAACGAAAAATATGGTTATTATATAGGCTCACTTCCTATTTATTTTAAAGAGGAAAATCAACGTAAAAAATTATCCTCAAATGCATGTGATAAAATTAGAGAGAAGCTAAATCAACATAATGGCGATCAAAACACCAAAATCGTGTTTGTTGAATTCGGCTATGCTTCAAAATCCAAAAATGCTTGGGAGAAATGTGTCGGGAAAAATAACTACTACTCTGCCAATGATAGAGAATCTCTCCTTAATTCATTTAAACAAGCAATTGGGGAAACTGATGACATCGGGCGTAGTATAAACTAG
- a CDS encoding tetratricopeptide repeat protein, whose translation MSYKLIKVTFVSGLLLTLSACSTLNQPSHNLPERKAEQEKLYENTKNYSALISMYRDELKLNQDPLTQFKLSKSYYHLGDSASSLIYLEPLRFSAHPFNQDIELLYIRNKIQLGQYQDAYLAATDLIQLAPRNSEAYNLRGISLAQMGKLADAEIDINKARELFINDITAINNIAMLSILNTDYRNAVNLLLPQYLSGSKDPRLVHNLVFALVKSGDIDYALDIIRKENLNTSPEDLVNALKKTEKLPKVSMNK comes from the coding sequence ATGTCTTATAAACTTATAAAAGTTACTTTCGTTTCTGGTTTATTACTAACTTTATCTGCTTGTTCAACCTTAAATCAACCTTCACATAATTTGCCTGAACGCAAAGCAGAACAAGAAAAATTGTATGAAAACACAAAAAATTACAGCGCACTTATTTCGATGTATCGAGATGAATTAAAATTAAATCAAGATCCATTGACACAATTTAAACTATCGAAAAGTTACTATCATCTGGGAGATAGTGCATCCTCACTTATCTACCTTGAACCTTTACGATTTAGTGCGCACCCATTCAATCAAGATATTGAATTGCTCTATATCCGCAATAAAATTCAATTAGGTCAATACCAAGATGCCTATTTAGCTGCCACTGATTTAATTCAACTTGCTCCTAGAAATAGTGAAGCCTATAACCTAAGAGGTATTAGCTTAGCTCAAATGGGAAAACTGGCAGATGCAGAGATCGATATAAATAAAGCACGTGAGCTATTTATTAATGATATCACCGCTATTAATAATATCGCGATGTTAAGCATTCTAAATACTGATTATCGTAATGCAGTCAATTTACTATTACCACAATATTTAAGCGGTTCTAAAGATCCTCGCCTAGTTCATAACTTAGTCTTTGCGCTGGTTAAAAGCGGTGATATTGATTACGCATTAGATATTATCCGTAAAGAAAACCTAAACACTTCGCCTGAAGATTTAGTCAATGCACTCAAAAAAACCGAAAAATTGCCTAAAGTGAGCATGAATAAATGA
- a CDS encoding pilus assembly protein: MLLLDQESRTVDSVRKITVISQQNQLNNHVAQLLRSRGLENIELINMDFFAADNLSISAEETLGVIIDIGNKTHLTEITDRIHSIVPQHVWCCVIGNSDSISLAQKLLEQGVLYFNTETQLTQMVERIITGVNIPLIRDTIKVSILSCKGGIGASFISAHIANTIATKKKIPVLLAQGKNGSQDLDLLFDKKIQSDVVQSTENLDLYKGAPSQLTTDTLNKYNFIVYDQPIFNLGKEFYSDIQKESNTFILIVERKISSLRVAKQFLDECERLKNTSGQLIRTFICISDHNLEISKLMATTDIERLLRCEIDSVIPYSKHMTSNDKVLNANLSRNGKKEIESLTMKVIGILSRQKVKVPNKTGTSFLKKLFN; this comes from the coding sequence ATGTTACTACTCGATCAAGAAAGCCGTACTGTTGATAGCGTACGTAAAATAACGGTTATTTCACAACAAAATCAGCTAAATAACCATGTTGCACAACTTTTACGGTCCCGTGGTTTAGAAAATATTGAGTTAATTAATATGGATTTTTTTGCGGCAGATAATTTATCCATTTCTGCCGAAGAAACTCTAGGAGTCATTATTGATATAGGAAATAAAACGCATCTTACTGAAATAACCGATCGCATTCACAGTATTGTGCCACAGCACGTATGGTGCTGTGTAATTGGTAATAGTGACTCTATTTCTCTTGCTCAAAAGTTACTCGAACAAGGTGTTCTTTACTTTAATACAGAGACTCAATTAACCCAAATGGTAGAGCGTATTATTACAGGCGTAAATATACCGCTTATTCGGGATACTATTAAAGTGAGTATTTTAAGTTGCAAAGGTGGTATTGGTGCAAGTTTTATTAGTGCTCATATCGCCAATACCATTGCAACTAAGAAAAAAATTCCTGTATTGCTTGCTCAAGGAAAAAATGGTTCCCAGGACCTTGATTTATTATTCGATAAAAAAATCCAAAGCGATGTTGTTCAAAGTACAGAAAATCTTGACTTATATAAAGGAGCTCCATCTCAATTAACTACGGATACATTGAATAAATATAATTTTATTGTTTATGACCAACCTATTTTTAATCTAGGTAAAGAATTTTATTCTGATATTCAAAAAGAAAGTAATACCTTTATCTTAATTGTAGAGAGAAAAATCAGCTCATTACGGGTTGCTAAACAATTCTTAGATGAATGTGAACGGCTTAAAAATACTTCAGGGCAATTAATTCGTACCTTCATATGTATTTCAGATCATAATCTTGAAATATCAAAACTGATGGCAACCACTGATATTGAACGCTTATTAAGATGTGAAATAGATAGTGTAATTCCTTATTCTAAACATATGACATCTAACGATAAAGTACTTAATGCTAATTTAAGTCGCAATGGAAAGAAAGAAATTGAATCTCTCACAATGAAAGTAATAGGTATTCTATCTCGTCAAAAAGTTAAGGTACCTAATAAAACAGGGACATCTTTCTTAAAGAAACTTTTTAACTAA
- a CDS encoding CpaF family protein, with protein MLTKEQQIFFRSELLSNLDIEKLDQIQNERIKLIEELTQSLQRISSNSNIYLTPQDANYMAEIVADEIDGYGPIRELMEDETINDILVNGPDNIWVERAGILEKTDKTFINNEQLTDIAKRLVTRIGRRIDEGMPLVDARLPDGSRLNVVIKPIAIDGTSISIRKFSKSKKSLQDLVNFGSMTLDMANFLIIAARSRVNIIVSGGTGSGKTTLLNALSNYISHTERVLTLEDTAELRLEQPHVVRLETRLAGVEHTGEITMQDLVINALRMRPERIIVGECRGAEAFQMLQAMNTGHDGSMSTLHANNPRDATARLESMVMMSNASLPLEAIRRNIASAVNIIIQASRLNDGSRKITNITEVMGMENGQIVLQDIFSYEPSKDRDANNNIIGKFINHGLLTRSAVYQNAQLFNLSNELQHIFKEHG; from the coding sequence ATGCTAACAAAAGAACAACAAATATTTTTCCGTTCTGAATTATTAAGTAATCTGGATATAGAGAAACTAGATCAAATCCAAAATGAGCGGATAAAATTAATTGAAGAACTAACCCAATCTCTTCAACGTATTTCGAGTAACAGTAATATTTATCTTACGCCACAAGATGCTAATTATATGGCTGAAATTGTTGCCGATGAAATTGACGGCTATGGGCCAATTAGAGAATTAATGGAAGATGAAACTATCAATGACATCTTGGTAAACGGTCCTGATAATATTTGGGTTGAGCGTGCGGGTATTTTGGAAAAAACAGATAAAACCTTTATCAATAACGAACAATTAACAGATATTGCTAAGCGTTTAGTCACACGTATCGGACGACGAATTGATGAAGGAATGCCATTAGTAGATGCTCGTTTACCTGATGGTAGCCGTTTAAATGTGGTTATTAAGCCCATTGCGATAGATGGTACATCTATTTCTATTCGTAAATTCTCTAAATCGAAGAAATCATTACAAGATCTTGTCAATTTTGGCTCAATGACACTTGATATGGCGAATTTCTTAATTATTGCTGCGCGCTCTAGAGTAAATATTATTGTTTCAGGTGGAACCGGCTCAGGTAAAACGACACTTTTAAATGCACTTTCTAACTATATTTCTCATACAGAACGAGTACTAACGTTAGAAGATACAGCTGAATTACGCTTAGAACAACCTCATGTTGTTCGTTTGGAAACGCGTTTAGCAGGTGTAGAGCATACTGGTGAAATTACAATGCAAGATCTGGTTATTAACGCATTACGTATGCGCCCGGAACGTATTATCGTTGGTGAGTGTCGTGGAGCAGAAGCATTCCAAATGTTACAGGCAATGAATACCGGACATGACGGCTCAATGTCTACTCTACATGCCAATAACCCACGTGATGCAACTGCACGTTTAGAAAGTATGGTAATGATGTCGAATGCCTCATTACCTCTAGAAGCAATTCGCCGAAATATTGCCTCTGCAGTAAATATTATTATCCAGGCATCTCGCTTAAATGATGGCTCACGTAAAATTACTAATATTACAGAAGTAATGGGTATGGAAAACGGCCAAATCGTTTTACAAGATATTTTCTCCTACGAGCCAAGTAAAGATCGTGATGCAAACAATAATATTATCGGTAAATTTATTAATCATGGACTTTTAACACGTTCTGCAGTTTACCAAAATGCTCAATTGTTTAATTTAAGTAACGAATTACAACATATTTTTAAGGAGCATGGATGA
- a CDS encoding TadE/TadG family type IV pilus assembly protein, with product MKRSVSRFISNIKGTSTIEFSLTIGLFVLVLFMIAEGCRIALLSSYLDLSISEASRFAKKNPAGSNYQEIFTQNIKSPDKLWTFLNQNAITEVTVQYANSFDDLVTGKLHGNSVGSPFAQYTFKYKYTPLFFWVSKTAVEPLFTRNIVVLQEYEKDNKTP from the coding sequence ATGAAAAGATCTGTATCTCGTTTTATTTCTAATATAAAAGGTACATCAACAATTGAGTTCAGTCTCACGATTGGACTCTTTGTTCTCGTCCTTTTTATGATTGCGGAAGGCTGCCGAATTGCGCTGCTTTCCTCCTACTTGGATTTATCGATTTCAGAAGCATCGCGTTTTGCCAAGAAAAATCCTGCCGGAAGTAACTATCAAGAAATATTTACACAAAATATAAAAAGCCCAGATAAGCTTTGGACATTTCTCAACCAAAATGCCATTACTGAAGTAACTGTGCAATATGCAAATAGTTTTGATGATCTGGTCACCGGCAAGCTTCATGGTAATTCTGTCGGCTCGCCTTTTGCACAGTATACTTTTAAGTATAAATATACGCCTTTATTTTTCTGGGTTTCTAAAACTGCAGTTGAACCATTATTCACACGTAACATTGTAGTCCTTCAAGAATATGAAAAAGATAATAAAACTCCTTAA
- a CDS encoding type II and III secretion system protein family protein — MLINKFQRAAFYCVMCSLLTLPNHISAKTFNLEQGQSQLIKTSQKIDTIFVSSPDVADYEILDDNTFMLYAKNEGKAEIIAFDNNGNALTEDFVNVNNVINNISATNEQIQTRFPDSGLSVKKIGKAYVIEGKAKNSIESEEINRIVGEALGSQKKVIEKKIKHDNAEEEVPFLNKYQYDGVINNANEEAATQVNVKLTVAEVNKTFSDAIGINWNNLSGNFFKNLGGTSISGGFSNKGGQLALVNSNNLNVLISALDNQNNGKILAEPNISMLSGETADILVGGEVPFVQRNKDGELNILYKEFGIKLLVGAKVQKSDRIRLILSQSVSTIAGNYEIENNSIPIFNTRRSKSTFEVGNGESFIISGLLNKQDLEGVKKVPILGDIPILGAFFRSANSSRESKELVVVATVNLVKPVDSSQILYPTFENTGTMERFFNTTSLKNVYHKTLTSNFLKNGGFIQ; from the coding sequence ATGCTAATTAATAAATTCCAAAGAGCAGCATTCTATTGTGTAATGTGCAGTTTGTTGACATTACCTAATCATATTTCTGCAAAAACATTTAATTTAGAACAAGGACAAAGTCAATTAATTAAAACTTCACAGAAAATTGACACTATTTTTGTTTCATCACCAGATGTTGCAGATTATGAAATTTTAGACGACAACACATTTATGCTTTATGCCAAAAATGAGGGTAAAGCAGAAATTATTGCATTTGATAATAACGGTAATGCTCTAACAGAAGATTTTGTTAATGTAAACAATGTAATAAATAACATTTCTGCAACAAATGAACAAATTCAAACTCGTTTTCCGGATAGTGGTCTTTCCGTTAAGAAAATTGGTAAGGCTTATGTTATTGAAGGTAAAGCCAAAAACTCAATTGAAAGTGAAGAAATTAATCGCATTGTAGGCGAAGCCTTAGGTTCTCAGAAAAAGGTAATCGAAAAGAAAATTAAACATGATAACGCAGAAGAAGAAGTCCCTTTCTTAAATAAATATCAATATGATGGGGTTATCAATAATGCTAATGAAGAAGCCGCAACTCAAGTTAATGTGAAATTAACTGTTGCAGAAGTTAACAAAACTTTCTCTGATGCAATCGGTATTAATTGGAATAACTTAAGTGGTAATTTCTTCAAAAACTTAGGCGGAACCTCAATTAGTGGAGGATTTAGTAATAAGGGAGGACAATTAGCTTTAGTCAACTCCAACAATCTAAATGTTCTCATTAGTGCATTAGACAATCAAAATAATGGCAAAATTTTAGCAGAACCAAATATTTCCATGCTCTCTGGAGAAACTGCCGATATTTTAGTTGGCGGCGAAGTCCCTTTTGTGCAACGTAACAAAGATGGCGAGCTCAATATTCTTTATAAAGAGTTTGGTATTAAATTACTTGTTGGTGCAAAAGTACAAAAAAGCGATCGTATTCGTTTAATTCTTTCACAATCTGTCAGCACAATTGCTGGAAATTATGAAATTGAGAATAACTCTATTCCTATCTTTAATACCCGCCGTTCTAAGTCAACCTTTGAAGTAGGTAATGGAGAAAGTTTTATTATCAGCGGTTTATTGAATAAACAAGACCTTGAAGGAGTGAAGAAAGTACCTATCTTGGGAGATATTCCGATTTTAGGAGCATTTTTCCGCAGTGCAAATTCATCTCGTGAAAGTAAGGAACTTGTCGTAGTTGCGACAGTGAACTTAGTCAAACCGGTTGATAGCTCACAAATACTTTACCCAACATTTGAAAATACAGGAACAATGGAAAGATTTTTTAACACTACATCATTAAAAAATGTTTACCACAAAACACTAACGTCTAACTTCTTAAAAAATGGTGGTTTTATACAATGA
- a CDS encoding flp operon protein C, with protein MNYRVLFITSLFIILIGFGGLFMLPNLNTENSETTVEASQQNDVQSSSAEPTEITEKTITVITLNRDLPKGSLLQSEDYSLSELKVGETDPLTESDLKPLLDSVESHSLQGFLLSEDTQSGSLLNPKLLISPEDPRFILMSIDSTEEVAYRIYIRDTEQYLLDSLRGGDVVSIYSVQQDLAHQEREQTSMTKLADNFKVLQVKKFTQEDTKNESSNNKDYLGYVSIKMNAHQLKEFYSLDKQAKLIALPMGTNTQTINHRGMFIRQLRGKNNAN; from the coding sequence ATGAATTACAGGGTACTATTTATCACCTCTCTTTTCATTATTCTTATTGGGTTTGGCGGGTTGTTTATGTTGCCGAATTTAAATACAGAAAATTCAGAAACTACTGTAGAAGCCTCCCAACAAAATGATGTGCAGAGTTCATCTGCAGAACCTACGGAAATAACGGAAAAAACCATTACCGTTATTACATTAAACCGAGATTTACCTAAAGGCTCTCTTCTACAATCGGAGGATTATTCCTTATCTGAATTAAAGGTAGGAGAAACAGATCCATTAACTGAGTCAGATCTTAAGCCTCTGCTTGATAGCGTAGAAAGCCACTCCTTACAAGGTTTTTTGCTCTCGGAAGATACACAATCAGGCTCTTTACTTAATCCTAAACTATTAATTTCGCCTGAAGATCCTCGTTTTATTTTGATGAGTATTGATTCAACGGAAGAAGTTGCTTATCGCATTTATATTCGCGATACCGAGCAATATCTATTGGATTCATTACGTGGTGGAGATGTTGTTTCTATTTATAGTGTACAACAAGATCTCGCTCATCAAGAAAGAGAACAAACTTCAATGACAAAATTGGCTGATAACTTCAAAGTATTACAAGTAAAAAAATTTACTCAAGAAGATACAAAGAATGAAAGCTCAAATAATAAAGATTATCTAGGCTATGTGAGCATTAAGATGAATGCACACCAATTAAAAGAATTTTATTCACTAGATAAACAGGCCAAACTCATTGCTCTGCCAATGGGTACTAATACTCAAACGATAAATCATCGTGGAATGTTTATTCGCCAATTAAGAGGAAAAAATAATGCTAATTAA
- the tadF gene encoding tight adherence pilus pseudopilin TadF has translation MKKIIKLLKNNQGSVTVEFIFIFFLFSILLIFLIDVAILQSTTGKLQRTSYSILNVVKERNISDGGKEEVTEEDVKKLKKLAARLMGDSDESLIDVTVHYYGFESISPQKLNGSATRPPKKTKSSSKSISTNNNNCKSAYTTNITDASPITENFKGSNRYASIYHVTVCRKMTNLFKGLTLAKSDYESGFLRASALGVGR, from the coding sequence ATGAAAAAGATAATAAAACTCCTTAAAAATAACCAAGGGTCTGTAACAGTTGAATTTATATTTATTTTCTTCCTGTTCTCCATATTACTTATTTTCCTAATTGATGTTGCGATTTTGCAATCAACAACGGGAAAATTACAACGTACTTCTTATTCCATACTTAACGTAGTAAAAGAACGCAATATCTCCGATGGCGGTAAAGAAGAAGTAACTGAAGAAGATGTAAAAAAACTGAAGAAACTTGCTGCACGTTTAATGGGAGACTCAGATGAATCTCTTATTGATGTAACTGTACACTATTATGGTTTTGAATCAATTAGCCCTCAAAAGCTAAATGGTAGTGCTACCCGTCCACCAAAGAAAACCAAATCGTCTTCAAAAAGTATTTCAACAAACAATAACAATTGCAAATCTGCTTATACAACCAATATTACAGATGCATCCCCTATTACCGAGAATTTTAAAGGTTCAAACCGTTATGCTTCCATTTATCATGTTACGGTATGTCGAAAAATGACGAATTTATTCAAAGGGCTGACCCTAGCAAAAAGTGACTATGAGTCAGGGTTTTTAAGAGCTTCAGCCTTAGGCGTAGGTCGCTAA
- a CDS encoding type II secretion system F family protein — protein MKIILFFLLIILLGVFIFIMAFSYKKKIDYHEEILAGNRPKENNEEERPKGKTKQQIELELLLVNHSPLLKLLGLIDKNIKIKLFAILFLTFINYLINKDQTTFILGCAFIIVLTILIPSIVINTILKSKIKRIMNDIPGFIDLVAVNVQTGIGVESAFKQVAIDFEHLNADLTYVILRIIRKAELTNFSTALQDLAISLPTKEIRMFCTVIQQSLNFGSSLYEHLTQLSADIREMQLLVMEEKLGTLSAKMSIPLILFIMFPIIILIVAPGAMRVLPNVL, from the coding sequence ATGAAAATCATCTTATTCTTTTTACTGATTATTTTACTAGGCGTCTTCATTTTTATAATGGCATTTTCTTATAAGAAAAAGATTGATTATCACGAAGAGATACTAGCAGGTAACCGCCCTAAAGAAAACAACGAAGAAGAAAGACCAAAAGGCAAAACGAAACAGCAAATTGAGCTGGAATTATTACTGGTTAATCACAGCCCTTTACTTAAGTTATTAGGGCTAATTGATAAAAATATTAAAATAAAATTATTTGCCATTTTATTTTTAACTTTTATTAATTACTTAATTAATAAAGATCAAACTACGTTTATATTAGGTTGTGCATTTATTATTGTACTCACTATTTTAATTCCAAGTATTGTAATTAATACAATTTTAAAAAGTAAAATTAAACGTATTATGAATGATATACCCGGTTTTATCGACTTAGTTGCAGTAAATGTTCAAACAGGTATAGGTGTTGAATCTGCGTTTAAGCAAGTCGCTATAGATTTTGAACATTTAAATGCCGATTTAACTTATGTCATCTTACGGATTATTCGTAAAGCGGAATTAACCAACTTTAGCACTGCGCTGCAAGATCTGGCAATTTCTTTACCAACTAAAGAAATTCGGATGTTCTGTACAGTAATACAACAAAGCTTAAATTTTGGCTCTTCGCTTTATGAACATTTAACACAATTGTCTGCCGACATTCGTGAAATGCAATTACTGGTAATGGAAGAAAAACTTGGAACACTCTCCGCTAAAATGAGTATTCCTCTTATTCTATTCATTATGTTTCCAATCATTATTTTAATTGTGGCACCTGGTGCAATGAGGGTTTTACCAAATGTCTTATAA
- a CDS encoding type II secretion system F family protein: MTILYYLVFTFGILLFIFTASGWIKTRKKVNARETTLSEKFTHLIKKIKKNVNLWVYYFMANNKDNLVKNLIIHFAIFAGLYYLNASFIRFDNQYFLIAEILAFILIVWKLGKRRNKKMFNEKFPEIIQVLNSATSSGISLLQALERCGRDITGPIGEEFQIIYKRLARGEDAMAVFNDSYSRYPYKEFYFFISIVRTNLSRGGQMREVISRLGRAIADSNKMEQKKKAMTSEARMSAAIVACFPIGFFFFMKIATPENFDFLINNPSGRIILYYVIGSELLGMFIIWWLMRKST; encoded by the coding sequence ATGACTATTCTTTATTATCTTGTGTTTACCTTCGGTATATTGTTATTCATATTTACTGCTTCAGGTTGGATTAAAACCCGTAAAAAAGTTAATGCCAGAGAAACAACTTTGAGTGAAAAATTTACTCATTTGATAAAAAAAATCAAGAAAAACGTTAACTTATGGGTTTATTACTTCATGGCAAATAATAAAGATAATTTGGTTAAAAACCTTATTATTCATTTCGCTATTTTTGCCGGCTTGTATTATTTAAATGCCTCATTTATTCGTTTTGACAACCAATATTTCCTGATTGCAGAAATTCTTGCTTTTATTCTGATTGTATGGAAATTGGGAAAACGTCGTAATAAAAAAATGTTTAATGAGAAATTTCCAGAAATAATACAAGTTCTTAATTCTGCCACATCATCGGGCATTAGCTTACTACAAGCACTTGAGCGATGCGGTAGAGATATTACAGGCCCTATAGGTGAAGAATTCCAAATTATTTATAAACGTTTAGCTCGAGGTGAAGACGCTATGGCAGTATTCAATGATAGCTATTCACGCTACCCTTACAAAGAATTTTATTTCTTTATCAGTATTGTTCGAACTAATCTTTCCAGAGGTGGGCAAATGCGTGAAGTTATTTCTCGTTTAGGTAGAGCGATAGCTGATTCAAATAAAATGGAACAAAAAAAGAAAGCAATGACATCTGAAGCTAGAATGTCTGCAGCTATTGTTGCGTGTTTTCCTATAGGATTTTTCTTCTTTATGAAAATCGCCACTCCAGAGAATTTTGATTTTCTAATTAATAACCCCTCTGGACGTATCATCCTATACTACGTTATAGGAAGCGAACTTTTAGGTATGTTTATTATCTGGTGGTTAATGAGGAAATCTACATAA